GGTGATGAGTACCCGACCGGCAACGAGACGATGTTGAATAGCAAGCAGAACGACCCGGTCGAAGATTTGTTGAAGTACATCGCCTTCTTGAAGACGTTCACGAAAGTAGCTGAGGGTGCTATGATCCGGCACGCGATCCTTGAGCCCAAGCCCCAGAAACCATCGATAAGCATTATTAGAGAAAACCTCTCTTTCCAACCGCCGTTCGGAGCGAATGCCGTCAAGATACCCGATCAATAGCATCTTGAAAAGCATGATGGGATCTGCCGAGGGACGTCCATTATCCTCGCAGTAATAAGGACGGACTAAGTCGAGAATAAAGGAAAAGTCGATATGCTTATGTACTTTACGAAGAGGATGATCCGGATGAACCAGTTCCTCGATACACACCAATTCATATTCATTTTGGACATTCGGATTAGAACGAAGCATAAGATCCACCGCCTTAAGAGTATATTTAAATTATAACATATTAACGCGGTAATTTGTTAAAGATATTGAACGAAAAAGTAGCCTGTTGGGTTTTTCAACAGGCTGATCCGTGCCGGTTCGGCACGGATTTTTTTGGCTCAAAATAGCGGGTGCTACAAGGGGAGGGATGACGTATGTTCATTCCTCCCCTTTTCATATTTTCGGCAAAGGAGGAGGGGAGCGAAACCATTTTAATCGCAGTAGCAACCGGATTTTCGGAATGAAAGACCCGCTCTCTATGTCAATAAGAGCGGACAATACTTTAAATTGCAGGAGGAGAACTATCCATGAAACTTCAAACGAATCGGCTTCTATTAACAACGCTTGATCTGGATTTGATCGAGGCGGCGGCAAGACGCGATACAGCCGCTATAGAGGCTTTGGGTTACAAAACCAATGGTGAATGGCCGGGGCCGGATTTTTTTGAAGCGTTACCTTACTTTCGCGAGATTCTGATCAAAAATAACGGTACCAGAGGATTTGACTCATGGATCATTGTGGAAAGAGAAACGAAAGAAATTGTAGGCGGGATAGGTTTTGTAGGAGATCCCGATCAGGACGGCATGATTGAAATCGGTTTTGCAACAAACGAAAGCCATCGCCGCAAAGGATATTGCTTTGAAGCCGCTCAAAAATTAATGGAATGGGCATTGGATCACGATGAGGTCCAACTCATAACGGCGAGATGCGAGCTCGGCAATATCGGCTCTAAGAATGTGCTGCTTAAGTTGGGATTCGAAATGGATCACAAAGACGAAGAGTTGATTTATTGGAAATATCCGAAGATGAAGTAAGGGAGGCTAAATAAATATGATCGGCAAGATCATTAGATGACGCAGAATTCACTTCTATCTGGCTCAAAAGTTTGGTGTAACGGTGTTCGCCGCCGAATTATGAATCAATGCAACCGATAATTATCGAAGATTCAACGAGTTCGATCTGGAACGCCAAATTATTCCGATCCATGCAGATGCCTGCAGGGAAAAGTACCCCGAATTTCTTTTCGGGGTACTTTTGAATGCAGTATGTGCAGGATTGTCCACTATTCCGAAAGATCTTCGATATTTAGCGTAACACCGTTATACGTGGCATATCCGTAGCTTTTCGGTTTACCGTCTGCATCCATATCAAACAACAGTTTGGCGGGTGCAGCACCGAAAGCTGCCCCGAATGTAGCCCTGAAATTCATTTCTCCTTGCTTTTTACCGGTCAATTGAATGTTCGCTTCGTAGCGGCTTTCACCTAAATAATTATAATTCGCCTTCTCATATCCGTTATAGAAATTCACGCCGTCATCACTGAAGTTTACATACTGCGTTTCGGAATATCCTTTGAAATTCGGGGAAATTTGCTTTGTAATAGAAATGTATCCGGAATGTTTCCCGGCGATTTTTCCTTCTACATTCGGATCCATGGAATTTAAAACAGTCAGGTCTTTTATGCCGTATGGGATATTATCCGTCGTTTTTTTAATCGGTACGGGTTTCCCCGGTTTGTAATCCGGCAGGTTCACTTTCTGAAGCCTCATTTGTAACCCGTTGCTGCCTCTGAGACCCTCCGCCCACATGGCGCGTTTTCCGTCCGGATGCCAGGACATAGGCGAGTAATATACCCAATTTTCATCCGTAGTGAGCTGCACTCCTTGATATCCCGGTTGGTGCATGGAACGGTTAATGTCAATCAATACCGGACCGATGTTACCATTCCTGAACTTGCGTACTCCGTCCACTGAATATAAATATAGAATCCCGGTGGGAGCCGCAGAGGTCGTTATGCCGTACGGCCTCGGCATGAGTCCGAATATGGCCGGGTCTGTATGTTTTGAAAACCTGGTGCTCATGACGATTCCCAAACGTTCATCCGGGGAAAATATAGTTGTTTCGTCATATCCGGGTGTACGTGTGATTTGCGTTATATTCTCCGTATTTAAATCTTGCACAACCGAATCGGGAGTACTGTTATCCTTTCCCCCTATAAGAGATATTGCGTTTCCTCCTTTGACAAATTGTTTAACTTCTCCTCCCCGAGTCGCAAGGGGAATCATATATCCCGGACGATCCGGATCATTTTTAAAGCTCTGTACGGAACTGATAATTTGCACTTTCTCGAGAACACAGTTATCTTTTTTACGTTCCAAGACTCCGATAAGTGCAGCAGCGGACCAACCCGAGCGGAGTATCGTCCAACTCATATGTTTGTTGTCGGGTGCGATAATAATTTCCGACCAATGATGGGAGGTCTGCGGATCATCCATAATGATCGAAGGGTAAACAATAGGGACCAGGTTTGTGCTGCTGCATTTGTCAATATTAGGTGTGCACTCGAGCACATAATCGCCCAGCAGCACTCGTTTATTGTCCTGAAACGGCCTGTAACGGATGCCGTTGGCCGTAGGTTTTGTCGGTATGACACCGGAGAAAATGACTTTGAAATCGGTTCCATCATCGTTAAGAACGGCAATGTTATAAAAATCGGCAGTATGGATATCTTTCTCTGTTTTATACGAAACAAGCACTTTCCCCGAGTAAGTGTAGGTACCTTTCAGTTGTTTATTTACATAAGGCGGCAATGGGATGGTGCTTATGTTTACTCTTCCAATTCCGTTGCTTTTGGATTCCAGGCCGTCATTTACGGAGTCTGAAGATGCATTTGAAGCAAATGCCGGTGTTACCATTGACAATAAAAGACTTAGCATAGCCAGTACCGAAACTAATCTTTTTTTCATCAAATCGCCTCCCGAATTAGGTTGAAGCAATGAATTATTTGGCCGGTAGAATCCATGGATGTGCAAACGTTTTCCAAAAGCGCCACAGTCAGCCTATTACATCCTCAGATTGAGCCTCACCCCCGCATCTGTTTTGTATGCGCTTGCAAAATCGAATATAGTATTTGGAAATTAATAACTCAACAGGTTATTTTTAAGTTTTTTTCATGGTCATTTTTAAGGGCGAGTTCAAAAAGGTACGTCGCTTCGGAGCAGGGGGAATCTCCCGGTCGCTCCCCTTCCCCACAAAGTGAAGCTAATCTTTGATGCTTATTCCGAATACTTTGCGGGGACCCCAACAAATCGTAAATTTTTGAATATGGCCAGGTAAAAACTTAAATCTGCCCTTGTTAGCATTTTTTTGACAAGTGATATACTGTAGATTTGAGAGCGCATACAAAAATGCATCCGTCTGAGTAAAAATCCTGAACATTTTGTCATTCTTACGTGCAAAGGAAGGGATAGCTTCACAAGAGAAGTCGATAAATATTTACAAAAGATGAGTGGTGTGTAACTAATTTATAAATGCTAGGGGTTTGCATCGTGCAATGCATGTTCATCTGGATGGAGAAATACCGAAATTTTACCCAGCAAGGGTTCAATTTTGGCGGGCCGTTGAGGTTTCAATACGATAAAGACTTGAGAAAACTCGTAGTACAATCCTCACCATTTCATATAGAGGACTTTTTTCTTCCTTCAAGAAGAGAAGAAATGGAGCCGCGCGTTTCAAAAATAACGAATGTCACCGCAATTGTTGGGGAAAATGGCACGGGTAAATCTAGTCTATTGGAATATATGATCCATCTGCTGAGCCCCGAGACATATTATGAGGAATTTGCGCAACTGATAGTTTTTCGCGATAAAATGGATCATTATACCGTCTACCATTCATCGTCCATGGATTTTGAGATTGACAATCGATCAAAGGCATGGATTTTCAAACAGGAAATGTCTGAGCTCAATCGTGCTCAATTGCCCCTTTCCGTTTATTTCTCGAACATCTTCGATGCCAGACGGATGCCACAATACAAGCGGTTAATCGGATATATCAACCAAACACATCCTGAAAAAATCATTATTTTAGTCACGCCAATCGATGAAAATTCGCCGATTGATGGAATGCCGGCTAGGTTTAGCCATTTCGGGGATCTCATTCAGAGTTGCCGAAACGAATTGACATCCTTTTACGAATCTAATGAAATTCACGAGGCTGAATTTATTCAGGATAAGAAAGTCCTGGACACCCTAAATCGCGCTGCCTTGGAGGTTGGTCCAGACTTATCTCGAAGATATCATATGCCGCCTGAAGGACATGCGTTGGTTATCGCTAAGCTCTCTTTACTGGCTGACCATGCCCAACAGATGTCGAAACCTAGAAATCCCATGACTGCTATGATCCGCAATTATTTTGCCGTCAAACCTATTGGTTTCATGGAAATTTACTTTCTTCTCAGAACTTTTTGGAACCATTTTTTGCCGCCAGTACCATGTTAGAAGCATTTCTTTGCCATCGGTTCCTAAATATAAAATCCAGACAAACTATCTCTTTTGACGTAAGACCTGGTTGACAGCAAACGTAATGCGGGGAACCACAGTGCGCAGACGAGGCCCGTTGATCACTTCAGACAACGGCGGCTGCGCAGTAGGCCTGAATAATACATCATGTCGAGTTTGCAGTACAATCAATCTGCTGCCCCCTTTAAAAATGAATTCTTGGAATCAACGTCATTCGTAGCGGGGGATAGGGGTATGTATTTATGCATCTGTCGAATGTCAAGAATATGTGCCGATTTTAACCCATAACTGCGGGTTTTCATTTTGAAGGGCGGAAAGCCTATTTCTATTTAATGTGAGTGGATGAAAAGGGTGGTCGTTATTTGCGCATTGACACGAATTGAACAAAACTGTAAGATAACATTAAATTCATCTAGATGACTAGATGAAAGCGGTTATTTTTTTGCAATGAGTTCATCTAGCCATATAGAAGGGAGGATTTTATGATTAATGACGAGTTGCCTATTCCCAAGTATGCTCAGATTGCAGAACATTTAAAGATAAAAGTAGAAGAACTAACCAAAGAGGGAAAAGACAAATTCCTAAGCGATGATGAACTAATAAAAATGTTTGATGTCTCTAGAATGACTATTCGTCAGGCGGTTCAATTGCTTGTAAAAGAAGGTCTTTTAAAACGCATCCAAGGAAAAGGCACATTTATAGTTCGAAAAGACAAATTAAAAACAGATATTGCTAAATTGGATACTTTTTTTCAAGGGTGGTACTTAGAAAAAAACTTTAATGTTAAGTTGTTATATAGGGGATCAGTACCTTGTCCAGAAGGAATAGATGTAAAATTGGGGGTAAAACTTGGCGAAGAAGTTTATCAAGTAAAACGTTTACGTCTTTCAGAGGGTATCCCAGTTGTTATTGATAACCGTTATCTTTTAAAGAAGTATGGTGAACAAATTACTGATGAAGAATATGTCAATTATTCTTTCTCTCATTTATTTTTAAATAAATTTAATATGTCCCTTACCGAAGGTGAAATTGAAATAGAAGCGGTTCTTGCTGGTCAAGAGGTTTCAGAAATTCTTGATATTTCCATAGGTTCTCCAGTTTTATATAGGACTGTTGACTTGAAAGTAAAAAAATGTTGTGTTTTAACAGGTGCTTCTTCCTATCGTGGAGATATGTACAAATACAAATCAATATTAAGTTTGGAATAAGAAAAATAAATAGATAAAAGGTGGTGGTCATCTCTGAACTAGATTTATGGTTCCTCATCATTTTGTGAATGCTCCCATTTGTGTTTGAACAAAGCTTTAAAACATTGAATTCATCTAGACGAACTATATGAAAGCGTTTACTTTTTTTTGCGAGAAGTCATCTAGACATCTAGATGGGGTGATTTTATGAAAAATGACTAGTTGTTAGTGCGCCCATTTGTGTTTTATGAACAATAATCTCGGGTATCATGATGGGAGTTCTTGAAATACAGTTACTCTCAGTAAAAAAGTTATTTATATACAAATGTAGATATTTGAGGAGGAATTATGTTTTATACTATTTTAATAATACTGGCTATTATTATTGCAATTTATCTGGGTGAAAAGTTTGATATTAATACTGGATTAGTTGCTTTAGCATTCGCTTATTTAATTGGTTGTTTTGTTTTGGGGATGTCCGTTAAAGAATTATTGGCAACATTCCCAACAAAGTTATTCTTAGTTATTTTCACCTTAACGCTCTTCTTTAATTTTGCAGTGGTGAATGGTACTTTAGAAAAAATTGCTCATTTATTGCTTTATAGATTTCAAAAACACACAAAATGGCTGCCTTTAATTTTGTATTTTATTACAGCGTTGGTTTCAGGAATGGGTGCCGGTTTCTTTACCTCTGTGGCAATCATGGGAGCGATTGCAATTACGTTATGTAAATCATCAGGAATGAATAAATTGCAAGCTTCATTTGCAGTTTCATTAGGTTCGCTTTCCGGTGCAAATTTCATGTATAGTGCGCACGGGGTACTCTTTAACTCCTTGTTAAGTAAAACAGCTGTTGCTGATCAGGCGAATGTTCTAACAAGGGATATCTTTGTTGTTTCATTGATCTATCCAATATTTGTCATGTTGATTTTGATGCTTCTTGATAGAAAAAATAGTCAAATCGCTGAATTGAATATTAAAAAACCAGAGGTTTTTTCAAAAAAACAAAAAATAAATATTTCTTTAATTACTCTTCTTATGGTTATTGTACTAGGAGTGCCGATGCTCGCTAATTTTATGCCAGGGAATGAAACTATTAAGTTTATTAACTCACGTACCGACATTACTTTACTCGCAGTTGTATTCGCAATCGCAGCTTACTTATTAAAATTAGCTGAGGACAAACCCAAAGAAGTACTGGCAAGAGTACCTTGGAGTACATTATGGCTTGTATCAGGGGTAGGAATGTTAATTGATGTTGCCGTTGAAGCAGGAACAATCGATTTATTAGCTTCTTTGATAAATAACATGCCGTCCTTTATTGTTCCAATTGCCGTGACAATTATTGCTGGTATTATGTCAATCTTTAGTAGTACTTTGGGTGTTGTTGCACCGCTTATGTTCCCAATGATTGCTGGTATAGTAGGTCCTACAGGCTACAGTGCTTCGTTAATTGCGGTTGCTATTATCATCGGAGCCCAATCAACAGCTTTAGCGCCATTCTCTACAGGTGGTAGTTTGATACTTGGTAACAGTGGTTTAGGCGAAGAAGAATCTAAGAAATTTTATAATGATTTACTTTATAAAGCAACGTTTTTAGGGTTAGGATTTGCTATTGTTGCAACTTTGATTTTAATGTTTATATTTTAGGAGGCAGTTGTGCAAAAAATATTTGACTCTCATTTTCATATTATTGATCCAAAGTTTCCATTGACAGGAAACCAAGGATTTCTACCAGAATATTTCCCTTTTGATGAATATGTAAAACGAGCAATGAAGCTTAATATTACAGGTGGAGCGGTTGTTTCAGCCTCTTATCAAGGATACGACAAATCGTATCTAAAGGAAGCTCTCAAACGACTTGGGCCGGGTTTCGTTGGGGTGGTGCAACTACCCTACGAAACAACAGATGAAGAAATAATTGAGTTATCAGAAGTAGGAGTTAGAGCGGTAAGGTTCAACATCTATAATGGACTCTCACTTTCCCTTGATCGGTTGGCATCCATGGCAAAACGGGTTTATGAATTGGCTAGATGGCATGTAGAACTACACGTTGCCTCGTCTGACCTGGAAGAATTGTCACCAATCATTGAATGTCTTCCTGCCGTATCAATAGATCACTTAGGTTTGCTAGAGGAAGGGTTTCCCAGTTTGCTTAGACTTGTTAGCCAGGGTGTAAAAGTCAAAGCTTCAGGATTTGGAAGAGTCGATTTTGATGTCAAGAAAGTCCTGCAAAGGATTTATTCCGAAAACCCAGAAGCGCTTATGTTTGGCACTGACCTTCCTTCTACAAGAGCAAAACGCCCATTTGTAGTAGAAGACATAGATCTTATAGCTGAAACACTTGGAGAAACAGGTACAAAGAAAGTTCTATATTCAAATGCCATTAAGTGGTATATGGAAAAAAACTAACACAATAATGAACTTGAACCCGTAAGTGAGTACTTTAAACATGAAAAGGGAATGTGAAAAACTCAATTTTGCGGATAACCGTCGTTCGGACTACGAAATCTTCTCTTGGCGTGAAGGTTCACTTGAACCTTGCAGGGGGGGATAAGCGTCTAAAGCTTATTTTTCAAAAGCGGGCGTTTTCTCGCCTTCAACGGAATGAACTGGGATGAGGTGATTCAATGGAGGGGGCAACCCCTCTTTTTGCTTGAGGGTAAAAAAATACAATAAATTTGGGTAATTCCTTCTAATCTATCGGATCTGTTTCCATATTATAATAGCAGTACAGATGCTGGTGGTAAGGGGGAAATCTGTTTGGCAGACAGCTATAACGTTTCATTATGACGTCCTTAGACCGGGTTCCTCAAAGTTATGGGGATCCGGTACCGGAAACAACTTGGCGGCATTGCGCTTGAAATCAATTGGTCCAATCTGGACAATACGCTGAATTTGATGA
The window above is part of the Paenibacillus hamazuiensis genome. Proteins encoded here:
- a CDS encoding SLC13 family permease yields the protein MFYTILIILAIIIAIYLGEKFDINTGLVALAFAYLIGCFVLGMSVKELLATFPTKLFLVIFTLTLFFNFAVVNGTLEKIAHLLLYRFQKHTKWLPLILYFITALVSGMGAGFFTSVAIMGAIAITLCKSSGMNKLQASFAVSLGSLSGANFMYSAHGVLFNSLLSKTAVADQANVLTRDIFVVSLIYPIFVMLILMLLDRKNSQIAELNIKKPEVFSKKQKINISLITLLMVIVLGVPMLANFMPGNETIKFINSRTDITLLAVVFAIAAYLLKLAEDKPKEVLARVPWSTLWLVSGVGMLIDVAVEAGTIDLLASLINNMPSFIVPIAVTIIAGIMSIFSSTLGVVAPLMFPMIAGIVGPTGYSASLIAVAIIIGAQSTALAPFSTGGSLILGNSGLGEEESKKFYNDLLYKATFLGLGFAIVATLILMFIF
- a CDS encoding ATP-binding protein, yielding MQCMFIWMEKYRNFTQQGFNFGGPLRFQYDKDLRKLVVQSSPFHIEDFFLPSRREEMEPRVSKITNVTAIVGENGTGKSSLLEYMIHLLSPETYYEEFAQLIVFRDKMDHYTVYHSSSMDFEIDNRSKAWIFKQEMSELNRAQLPLSVYFSNIFDARRMPQYKRLIGYINQTHPEKIIILVTPIDENSPIDGMPARFSHFGDLIQSCRNELTSFYESNEIHEAEFIQDKKVLDTLNRAALEVGPDLSRRYHMPPEGHALVIAKLSLLADHAQQMSKPRNPMTAMIRNYFAVKPIGFMEIYFLLRTFWNHFLPPVPC
- a CDS encoding GNAT family N-acetyltransferase, producing MKLQTNRLLLTTLDLDLIEAAARRDTAAIEALGYKTNGEWPGPDFFEALPYFREILIKNNGTRGFDSWIIVERETKEIVGGIGFVGDPDQDGMIEIGFATNESHRRKGYCFEAAQKLMEWALDHDEVQLITARCELGNIGSKNVLLKLGFEMDHKDEELIYWKYPKMK
- a CDS encoding GntR family transcriptional regulator, with product MINDELPIPKYAQIAEHLKIKVEELTKEGKDKFLSDDELIKMFDVSRMTIRQAVQLLVKEGLLKRIQGKGTFIVRKDKLKTDIAKLDTFFQGWYLEKNFNVKLLYRGSVPCPEGIDVKLGVKLGEEVYQVKRLRLSEGIPVVIDNRYLLKKYGEQITDEEYVNYSFSHLFLNKFNMSLTEGEIEIEAVLAGQEVSEILDISIGSPVLYRTVDLKVKKCCVLTGASSYRGDMYKYKSILSLE
- a CDS encoding amidohydrolase family protein, producing the protein MQKIFDSHFHIIDPKFPLTGNQGFLPEYFPFDEYVKRAMKLNITGGAVVSASYQGYDKSYLKEALKRLGPGFVGVVQLPYETTDEEIIELSEVGVRAVRFNIYNGLSLSLDRLASMAKRVYELARWHVELHVASSDLEELSPIIECLPAVSIDHLGLLEEGFPSLLRLVSQGVKVKASGFGRVDFDVKKVLQRIYSENPEALMFGTDLPSTRAKRPFVVEDIDLIAETLGETGTKKVLYSNAIKWYMEKN